A window from uncultured Flavobacterium sp. encodes these proteins:
- a CDS encoding TonB-dependent receptor, whose protein sequence is MKLKLYLFLFFISLKSFSQTKNHQIIQDSIKKEELNEIVITASRRSENIMRSPISIEQLKSAEAKNMGSPSIYEALENVKGVQIITPSLGFKVINTRGFANSTNVRFAQLVDGIDNQAPHLGAPIANALGANDLDIDKIEIIPGTAAALYGMNAINGLANIQTKNPFEYQGISIQQLTGVNHVGNIDRFSPKLYSQFNLRFAKAFNSKLAFKINASMTGGTDWVADDRTDLAPNANASTNLYGADNPAYDEVNGYGNESANRKTLNLNGKNYVVARTGYRETDISDYDIKNYKADVGFYFRPKQGNELAVTYKTALINTIYQRSNRFRLDNYTLNQFAVDYHTPIFQVKAYATTENTGNSYNMRSLAENMDRAYKSDNQWFADYSTAYKKAITNGATVADAHRIARTSSDQGRFEPGTAAYEEKKNELVNINNWDIGAALRVKSTLIHAEGLINWDKAFSSFFEKIDAKLLSGFDYRNYIIVPDGNYFINPVNTDKNLTYQKHGAFTQLTKDFFKEKLRLGATIRMDKADYFDTKFTPQFTAVYSPKETINFRASYQNGYRFPSIFEGFSNVNSGGVKRVGGLRIMSDGIFENSYTKASIDKFQSQVNNDVNTLGLTQAQAIEKNKNTIQKNPYTYLEPEFVKSFEFGFKGMTLNKSLFIDVDFYYNSYKNFIAQVEASIPNTTDPAQIPTALYSKNTQNRYRLWTNSKSKIYNYGGSLGLKYRFDETFTALTNLTYTKLDRTDNKDGLEDGFNTPEFNVNGTLIAQNIWRNLGASATARYQNNFDYVSFLVSGTVPAYWSMDAQVNYNFRKTGLTAKLGGTNILNKPYTSILGGPSIGGLYYLSLVWETL, encoded by the coding sequence ATGAAATTAAAATTATACCTATTTCTATTTTTTATCAGCCTAAAAAGCTTTTCTCAGACCAAAAATCATCAAATAATTCAAGATAGCATCAAAAAAGAAGAACTGAACGAAATTGTAATCACTGCTTCTCGCCGTTCCGAAAACATTATGCGTTCTCCTATTAGTATCGAACAATTAAAATCGGCGGAAGCAAAAAATATGGGTTCGCCAAGTATTTACGAAGCGCTTGAAAACGTAAAAGGTGTTCAGATTATAACACCAAGTTTGGGTTTTAAAGTGATTAACACAAGAGGTTTTGCCAATTCGACTAATGTTAGATTTGCGCAATTAGTAGACGGAATCGATAATCAGGCACCACATTTAGGTGCCCCAATTGCAAATGCACTTGGCGCGAATGATCTCGACATTGATAAAATTGAAATTATTCCGGGAACTGCCGCCGCTTTATACGGCATGAATGCCATTAACGGTTTAGCAAACATACAGACCAAAAATCCTTTTGAATATCAAGGCATAAGTATCCAGCAATTAACAGGCGTAAATCATGTTGGAAATATCGATCGGTTTTCACCTAAGTTATATTCGCAGTTTAATTTGAGATTTGCCAAAGCTTTCAACTCAAAATTGGCATTCAAAATAAATGCTTCAATGACCGGAGGAACAGATTGGGTTGCTGATGATCGAACAGATCTGGCTCCTAATGCAAATGCATCGACCAATTTGTATGGTGCCGATAATCCCGCTTATGACGAAGTTAATGGTTACGGAAACGAATCGGCAAACCGAAAAACATTAAATCTTAATGGTAAAAATTATGTAGTTGCCAGAACGGGATATCGTGAAACAGATATTTCTGATTATGACATTAAAAATTACAAGGCAGACGTTGGTTTTTATTTCCGTCCAAAACAAGGAAACGAATTAGCCGTGACTTATAAAACAGCATTAATCAACACGATTTATCAGCGTTCGAACCGTTTTAGATTAGACAATTACACTTTAAATCAATTTGCGGTAGATTATCACACGCCAATTTTTCAGGTAAAAGCCTACGCAACAACTGAAAACACAGGTAACTCATACAATATGCGTTCGCTGGCAGAAAATATGGATCGAGCCTATAAATCAGACAACCAATGGTTTGCTGATTATTCAACAGCATACAAGAAAGCCATAACAAATGGAGCTACAGTTGCTGATGCGCACAGAATAGCAAGAACCTCATCTGATCAGGGCCGTTTTGAACCGGGAACGGCGGCTTATGAAGAAAAGAAAAACGAATTAGTAAACATCAACAATTGGGATATTGGCGCTGCTTTACGTGTAAAATCGACTTTGATTCATGCAGAAGGATTGATTAATTGGGATAAAGCTTTTTCGTCTTTCTTCGAAAAAATCGATGCCAAATTACTAAGTGGTTTTGATTATCGAAATTATATTATTGTTCCGGACGGAAACTATTTTATCAATCCAGTAAATACGGATAAAAATTTGACCTATCAAAAACACGGCGCTTTTACGCAATTAACGAAAGATTTCTTTAAAGAAAAATTGCGATTGGGCGCCACAATAAGAATGGATAAAGCTGATTATTTCGATACTAAATTTACTCCGCAATTTACAGCCGTTTATTCTCCAAAAGAAACCATTAATTTCAGAGCTTCCTATCAAAATGGTTATCGCTTTCCGAGTATTTTCGAAGGGTTTTCTAACGTGAATTCGGGAGGTGTGAAACGTGTTGGAGGCTTAAGAATTATGTCTGATGGCATTTTTGAAAACTCTTACACCAAAGCTTCTATCGATAAATTTCAATCGCAAGTAAATAATGATGTCAATACACTCGGATTAACGCAAGCGCAAGCTATTGAAAAGAATAAAAATACAATTCAAAAAAATCCATACACTTACCTGGAGCCGGAATTTGTAAAATCTTTCGAATTTGGTTTTAAAGGAATGACGTTAAACAAAAGTCTTTTTATTGATGTCGATTTTTATTATAACTCTTATAAAAATTTCATTGCGCAAGTTGAAGCGAGTATTCCAAACACAACTGATCCAGCTCAAATTCCGACCGCTTTATATTCGAAAAACACCCAAAATCGTTACCGTTTATGGACTAATTCTAAAAGTAAAATCTATAATTACGGCGGAAGTTTAGGTTTAAAATATCGTTTTGACGAAACTTTTACTGCTTTAACTAATCTTACGTACACCAAACTCGACCGAACTGATAATAAAGATGGTCTGGAAGATGGTTTCAATACTCCTGAATTTAATGTAAACGGAACGTTGATTGCACAAAATATCTGGAGAAATCTAGGCGCAAGTGCAACAGCCCGTTATCAAAACAATTTTGATTATGTTTCTTTTTTAGTCAGCGGAACTGTTCCTGCCTATTGGTCAATGGATGCACAAGTAAATTATAATTTCAGAAAAACAGGTTTGACAGCTAAACTAGGAGGAACAAATATTCTCAACAAACCTTATACTTCAATTCTTGGCGGACCATCAATTGGCGGATTGTATTACTTATCTTTAGTTTGGGAAACTCTTTAA
- a CDS encoding LysR family transcriptional regulator: protein MGNSKKYSIEVRIWIEETEGAFLGIGKIWLLENIRKTGSITNAAKEMKMAYRQAWQLVEEMNQRAESPLVEKLLGGKGGGGAKLTEAGEKAITVFYEIEKRIKDFALKETQNLKF, encoded by the coding sequence ATGGGAAATAGTAAAAAATATTCTATTGAAGTCCGTATTTGGATTGAAGAAACGGAAGGAGCTTTTTTAGGAATTGGAAAAATTTGGTTATTAGAAAATATTCGAAAAACAGGCTCGATTACGAATGCTGCAAAAGAAATGAAAATGGCTTATCGTCAAGCCTGGCAATTGGTTGAAGAAATGAATCAGCGTGCTGAAAGTCCTTTAGTAGAAAAATTACTGGGCGGAAAAGGCGGCGGCGGTGCAAAACTAACCGAAGCCGGAGAAAAAGCGATTACCGTTTTTTATGAAATCGAAAAACGCATTAAAGATTTTGCTTTGAAAGAAACTCAGAATCTAAAATTTTAA